Proteins encoded together in one Planctopirus ephydatiae window:
- a CDS encoding ABC transporter ATP-binding protein — protein sequence MTNLTAPSGHPALVVQDLSREFSNGSETLHILQGVGFTANTGEAIAITGPSGCGKSTLLQILGVLDHPTSGTVSLEGEDPFAMDVTQQAQFRNEKIGFIFQDHHLLPQLTVLENVLLPALPHRGISNEVRERALMLLDQVGLTARMDHKPAQLSGGERQRTAVCRALINRPRLLLADEPTGNLDPATAETVGKLLVALALESHSILLCVTHSEAMAQSYPRRCYLKAGQLVENP from the coding sequence ATGACGAATCTAACAGCGCCGTCAGGTCACCCGGCACTCGTCGTCCAGGATCTCTCGCGTGAATTCTCGAATGGCTCCGAGACGCTGCACATTCTTCAAGGTGTCGGATTCACTGCCAATACGGGAGAGGCGATCGCGATTACCGGCCCCTCTGGATGTGGAAAAAGCACACTACTGCAGATCCTGGGTGTGCTGGATCATCCGACGTCGGGAACAGTCAGTCTTGAGGGCGAAGATCCATTTGCGATGGATGTGACTCAACAGGCTCAATTTCGAAACGAAAAAATTGGCTTCATCTTTCAGGATCATCACCTGTTGCCTCAGCTCACAGTGCTGGAGAACGTCCTGTTACCAGCTTTGCCTCACCGTGGCATCTCGAATGAAGTCCGAGAGCGGGCTTTGATGTTACTGGATCAGGTCGGGCTGACGGCGCGGATGGATCATAAACCGGCCCAGCTCTCAGGGGGGGAACGACAACGGACTGCCGTCTGCCGGGCGCTGATCAATCGCCCGCGGCTGCTGCTGGCCGATGAACCGACAGGAAATCTCGATCCTGCGACGGCCGAGACTGTGGGGAAGTTACTGGTCGCTCTGGCGCTGGAGTCACACAGTATTCTGCTCTGCGTCACTCATAGCGAAGCCATGGCCCAATCGTACCCCCGCCGCTGCTACTTGAAAGCAGGTCAACTCGTTGAGAATCCGTGA
- a CDS encoding BON domain-containing protein codes for MRKYGQWVLTLGLLASIPNVGTAAPWSSKDEPAATKSTSSNQKMAEDVAAALKQARLQGFDIEIACKGGVATLKGKVTDPKQRDKASQVVERVPGVKSVNNELVVVDAKAVAARKGAQAAGPAAAPKQAVTRNEMPPEDFGRGVQQAGGAMNAPRQNIQQVNFEAGVSNQQMAEQIAQSLTSAQLDGYDIEIRYQSGVVTLDGSVPTMAQKVAATRACQATSGVAQVQNNLVCTEERAPAGGAQPVGYPQMAPQMAPQMGRPMAGPGMPPQVYGAAYQGAPQGGPGMGGPGMGAMPGPMGGPAGMPMAMGPGMPGGGAPGAMYNNASMPDHAWPSYAQYPNYAAVTYPQQYSASAFPYIGPFYPYPQVPLGWRKASLEWDDGYWNLKFRSRTDKWWWFLSPNNW; via the coding sequence ATGCGTAAGTACGGTCAGTGGGTGTTGACGCTGGGATTGCTGGCAAGCATCCCGAATGTCGGCACTGCCGCCCCCTGGTCGTCTAAGGACGAGCCAGCCGCAACCAAGTCGACAAGCAGCAATCAGAAAATGGCCGAAGATGTGGCCGCCGCTCTGAAGCAGGCTCGTCTGCAGGGTTTCGACATTGAAATTGCCTGTAAAGGTGGTGTGGCCACTTTGAAGGGTAAAGTGACAGACCCCAAGCAGCGTGATAAGGCCTCACAGGTCGTGGAGCGTGTGCCCGGTGTCAAGAGTGTGAATAATGAACTGGTGGTGGTCGATGCCAAGGCTGTCGCCGCCCGCAAGGGAGCACAAGCTGCCGGCCCGGCTGCTGCACCCAAGCAGGCCGTGACCCGCAATGAAATGCCACCAGAAGATTTCGGTCGAGGTGTGCAGCAGGCCGGTGGTGCCATGAATGCCCCACGCCAGAACATTCAGCAGGTGAACTTCGAAGCTGGTGTTTCGAATCAGCAGATGGCTGAGCAGATTGCACAGTCGCTGACTTCAGCCCAGCTCGATGGGTACGATATTGAGATCCGTTATCAGAGTGGCGTGGTGACACTCGATGGTTCTGTGCCAACCATGGCTCAGAAAGTAGCTGCCACCCGTGCCTGTCAGGCGACTTCGGGTGTGGCCCAGGTTCAGAACAATCTGGTCTGCACAGAAGAACGTGCTCCTGCCGGTGGTGCTCAGCCAGTCGGCTATCCACAGATGGCCCCTCAAATGGCACCCCAGATGGGTCGGCCAATGGCCGGTCCTGGAATGCCACCACAAGTTTACGGTGCTGCCTATCAAGGTGCTCCACAGGGTGGTCCTGGAATGGGCGGCCCTGGAATGGGTGCGATGCCCGGCCCGATGGGTGGCCCAGCCGGTATGCCGATGGCCATGGGCCCCGGGATGCCAGGTGGCGGTGCACCCGGTGCGATGTACAACAACGCTTCGATGCCAGACCATGCCTGGCCAAGCTATGCCCAGTATCCCAACTATGCTGCCGTGACTTACCCACAGCAGTACAGTGCCAGTGCCTTCCCTTACATTGGACCGTTCTATCCATATCCTCAAGTTCCACTGGGATGGCGTAAGGCCAGCCTGGAATGGGATGACGGATACTGGAACTTGAAGTTCCGCTCACGCACCGACAAGTGGTGGTGGTTCCTCAGTCCGAACAACTGGTAA
- a CDS encoding carbon storage regulator, which yields MLVLSRKAGESLLIGQGLLGEGIQVTVVAVQGNRVRLGITAPAEVSIRRQEIVLDLPEIAGQEEPCTMSSESHGRTPEFV from the coding sequence ATGCTCGTATTATCAAGGAAAGCTGGCGAATCACTTCTGATCGGCCAGGGGCTTCTGGGTGAAGGAATCCAGGTCACTGTGGTTGCTGTTCAGGGCAACCGAGTGCGACTGGGAATCACCGCACCAGCGGAAGTCAGTATTCGTCGTCAGGAGATCGTTCTGGATCTTCCTGAAATCGCAGGCCAGGAAGAACCCTGCACGATGTCATCTGAGTCGCACGGTCGTACGCCAGAATTCGTGTAG
- a CDS encoding CAP domain-containing protein, producing the protein MKYGIVCAALVSVACLFGHTTNGVANDYSYLTQHPTIQRLVQLTNAHRGRMGRAPLALNPVMCAHAQQHANYMATTGVFAHSGLPYMEVIFQGVTSADAAVQGWIYSPAHHSILLSGSECGFGYMVSGGRYCWVGVVR; encoded by the coding sequence ATGAAGTACGGAATCGTTTGCGCGGCGCTGGTTTCAGTGGCATGCCTGTTCGGACACACCACCAACGGTGTCGCCAATGACTACAGCTATCTGACTCAGCACCCAACGATTCAGCGACTGGTGCAGCTCACCAATGCTCACCGCGGTCGTATGGGGCGGGCTCCGCTCGCTCTGAATCCTGTCATGTGCGCGCATGCCCAGCAGCATGCCAATTACATGGCGACAACTGGTGTGTTTGCTCACAGCGGTCTGCCATACATGGAAGTCATTTTCCAGGGTGTGACCTCGGCCGATGCCGCAGTTCAGGGGTGGATCTATTCACCTGCTCACCACTCGATTCTGTTGAGTGGTTCTGAATGTGGCTTTGGGTACATGGTCTCTGGCGGGCGTTACTGTTGGGTAGGCGTTGTTCGTTAA
- a CDS encoding class I SAM-dependent methyltransferase, with translation MSIAIDAVADKRKSSSEWWDRAYFEQGPTSMDKLISKDASWNEIVDSAEQDLVDAFAVGGMNLNNQGDVLEIGCGVGRLSHALARRTRHVFAVDIAPKLLEEARKKQTLANIDYYLLDGQRLVTDELRSALAVSQQQGHALQTVFSYEVLYYVPVPLLKTYFADAFEVLAPGGELVFQLNCEPISARTRVGFKLRDWLYACGITQWRGWPTHPDFRRLVHPAADVCQWLKEIGFEQITSCGSLRQKWFRGVKPA, from the coding sequence ATGTCGATAGCGATTGATGCAGTTGCCGACAAACGGAAGAGTTCTTCGGAATGGTGGGATCGGGCTTACTTCGAGCAGGGTCCGACATCGATGGACAAGCTGATCTCGAAGGATGCTTCGTGGAATGAAATCGTCGATTCGGCTGAACAAGACCTGGTCGATGCGTTCGCTGTCGGTGGGATGAATCTCAACAACCAGGGAGACGTGCTGGAAATTGGTTGCGGCGTGGGCCGGTTGTCACATGCTCTGGCTCGTCGCACCCGGCACGTGTTCGCTGTCGATATCGCTCCGAAGCTGCTGGAAGAGGCTCGCAAAAAACAGACACTGGCGAATATTGATTACTACCTGCTCGATGGTCAGCGCCTGGTGACGGATGAACTGAGAAGTGCATTGGCTGTCTCTCAGCAGCAGGGGCATGCTCTGCAGACCGTTTTTTCGTACGAAGTGCTCTACTATGTCCCAGTTCCGCTATTGAAAACTTATTTTGCAGATGCCTTCGAAGTTCTGGCACCTGGTGGAGAACTGGTGTTTCAATTGAACTGTGAACCGATCAGTGCCAGAACTCGAGTGGGCTTCAAGCTTCGTGATTGGCTCTATGCCTGCGGGATTACCCAGTGGCGTGGGTGGCCGACGCACCCTGATTTTCGCCGACTGGTACACCCTGCTGCTGATGTTTGCCAGTGGCTCAAAGAGATTGGCTTCGAGCAGATCACGTCGTGTGGTTCTTTGCGACAAAAATGGTTCCGCGGAGTGAAACCTGCGTAG
- a CDS encoding GNAT family N-acetyltransferase: MSFALVTLASVDVEQIVEVQALVYPAEFCESDDVFRKKLALSDAYGRAPLAFGHRDQAFGLLASYAIAHPWHDAAPPLLHAADWELPAVCNVLHVHDVAVAPTFRGQKLATDLMNRLSEEAQQAGWQKLTLVAVRDSWPLWERFGFRAISPHQYANEPGFWMSRELSPGNC, from the coding sequence ATGTCTTTCGCCCTCGTGACTTTAGCATCCGTTGATGTCGAGCAGATTGTCGAAGTGCAAGCTCTCGTTTATCCCGCGGAATTCTGTGAATCTGACGATGTCTTCCGCAAAAAACTGGCTCTGTCCGATGCATACGGCCGCGCTCCGCTGGCGTTTGGTCATCGAGATCAGGCGTTCGGACTATTGGCCAGCTATGCCATTGCTCATCCCTGGCATGATGCCGCCCCGCCCCTTTTGCATGCTGCTGACTGGGAATTGCCTGCGGTATGCAATGTGCTGCATGTGCATGATGTGGCCGTGGCGCCAACCTTCCGTGGACAGAAGCTGGCCACTGACCTGATGAATCGCCTCTCGGAAGAAGCTCAACAGGCAGGCTGGCAAAAGTTGACATTGGTGGCTGTTCGCGATTCGTGGCCTTTGTGGGAGCGTTTTGGTTTCCGCGCCATCAGCCCTCATCAGTATGCCAATGAGCCTGGCTTCTGGATGTCGCGCGAACTCAGCCCAGGTAATTGCTGA
- a CDS encoding ArsR/SmtB family transcription factor, whose amino-acid sequence MDEAEPVLHEHTHSPRKLPIADVAACQMAADIFRALGDPSRLRMLSLLIHDELCVTEIAEALGDNLSAVSQRLKLLKSERIVGARREGKHIFYRLSDHHVKDLVTNALEHVTEPHDHS is encoded by the coding sequence ATGGATGAAGCCGAACCAGTTCTTCACGAGCACACGCATTCTCCACGCAAGCTGCCCATCGCCGATGTGGCAGCCTGTCAGATGGCGGCTGATATCTTTCGCGCTCTGGGAGATCCCAGCCGTCTGCGGATGCTCTCGTTGCTCATCCACGATGAACTCTGTGTTACTGAGATTGCCGAAGCTTTAGGAGACAACCTCTCGGCTGTCTCACAAAGGCTCAAGCTTCTCAAAAGCGAGCGCATCGTGGGTGCCCGCCGGGAAGGCAAGCACATCTTCTACCGCCTCTCAGATCATCACGTCAAAGACCTCGTGACCAATGCGCTCGAGCACGTTACGGAGCCCCACGACCATTCCTGA